One Cicer arietinum cultivar CDC Frontier isolate Library 1 chromosome 8, Cicar.CDCFrontier_v2.0, whole genome shotgun sequence DNA segment encodes these proteins:
- the LOC101495406 gene encoding surfeit locus protein 1 isoform X1 yields MCTCTHQVSPHKPSLSTILHLSLFSLTSIFPMPPSASAARTLAELRRIATLTRSVSSSGNFLSLRPFSSAATVSNSDPTFSSSSDSNGKGSKWLLFVPGAIAFGLGSWQIVRREEKIKMLEYRGKRLEIEPLKLGSTYPSSEELDSLEFRKVVSKGVFDEKKSIYVGPRSRSISGVTENGYYVITPLMPVHNHPDSVGFPILVNRGWVPRSWKEKFLEASHDEKFADPLPSPSQADGTGSWWRFWSKEPVRSEDPVPSVTPKEVVGVVRGSEKPSIFVPANDPEASQWFYIDVPSIARACGLPENTIYVEDINENVNPSNPYPVPKDVNTLIRFSVMPQDHVNYILTWYSLSAAVTFMAFKRLTQKIKRR; encoded by the exons ATGTGCACTTGCACACACCAGGTTTCACCCCATAAACCCTCTCTCTCTACGATTCTTCATCTCTCCTTGTTTTCTCTCACATCCATTTTCCCAATGCCACCGTCAGCTTCCGCCGCCAGAACCCTTGCGGAGCTCCGCCGTATCGCCACCCTCACACGCAGTGTCTCCAGCTCCGGTAATTTCCTCTCACTAAGACCGTTCAGCTCCGCCGCAACCGTTTCTAATTCCGACCCAACATTTTCCTCTTCCTCCGATTCAAATG GAAAAGGTTCAAAATGGTTGCTGTTTGTACCTGGGGCAATTGCATTTGGTCTTGGGAGTTGGCAGATTGTTAGAAGAGAAGAAAAG ATTAAAATGTTGGAGTATCGAGGGAAGAGGTTGGAAATAGAACCGTTGAAACTCGGTAGCACTTATCCTTCAAGTGAGGAGTTAGATTCTCTTGAATTTAGAAAGGTGGTCTCCAAGGGAGTTTTTGacgaaaaaaaatcaatctacGTAGGACCACGTTCAAGAAGCATTTCAGGAGTTACTGAAAATGGTTACTATGTTATAACACCTCTTATGCCAGTTCATAATCATCCTGACAg TGTCGGTTTTCCAATTCTCGTTAACAGAGGATGGGTTCCCCGCAGTTGGAAAGAAAAGTTTTTAGAGGCTTCGCACGATGAAAAGTTTGCAGATCCACTTCCTTCCCCTTCACAAGCTGATGGAACCGGATCTTGGTGGAGATTTTGGTCTAAAGAGCCCGTTCGCAGTGAG GATCCGGTCCCATCTGTAACACCTAAAGAAGTGGTCGGTGTAGTTCGTGGAAGTGAGAAACCGAGCATATTTGTTCCTGCAAATGATCCCGAGGCTTCTCAGTGGTTCTACATTGATGTTCCTAGCATTGCCCGAGCTTGCGGCCTTCCGGAAAATACTATCTATGTTGAAGATATTAATGAGAATGTCAATCCAAGTAATCCATACCCTGTTCCTAAGGATGTCAATACCTTGATTCGATTCTCAGTCATGCCACAGGACCACGTAAACTACATATTGACATG GTATTCTCTTTCAGCAGCAGTTACATTTATGGCTTTCAAGAGGCTAACACAGAAAATTAAGAGGAGATAG
- the LOC101494129 gene encoding uncharacterized protein At3g17950-like, whose translation MLDPATDLVPPPSSPSISSISSSDLDTESTGSFFHDRSTTLGTLMGVSFPAIAFRVPSQHRDSLSGTGAIAGGSKNTSNKKKKRTSAAVVAAERRRRWWQLCRDGDTRPASLGDFLEVERRFGDGAFYDTAAELEGMVVGNHQRNGERVLFADGRVLPPAEDVGGGDSPAENLCNRFPVSLAGICSGGAG comes from the exons ATGCTAGATCCAGCTACTGATTTGGTTCCACCACCATCATCACCCTCCATCTCTTCCATTTCCTCCTCTGATCTTGACACTGAG TCTACTGGATCATTCTTCCATGACAGAAGTACAACATTAGGGACACTAATGGGAGTGAGTTTTCCGGCCATTGCATTCAGAGTTCCATCACAGCACCGGGACTCACTTTCCGGCACCGGAGCCATCGCCGGCGGATCCAAAAATACATctaacaagaagaagaaaaggacCTCCGCCGCCGTGGTGGCGGCGGAACGGCGGAGAAGGTGGTGGCAGCTTTGTAGGGATGGCGATACGAGGCCAGCGTCTCTCGGAGATTTTCTGGAGGTGGAACGGCGGTTTGGCGACGGCGCGTTTTACGATACGGCGGCGGAGCTCGAGGGTATGGTGGTCGGTAATCATCAGAGGAACGGTGAGAGGGTGCTGTTTGCTGATGGGAGGGTACTTCCGCCGGCGGAAGATGTTGGCGGCGGAGATTCGCCGGCGGAGAATCTTTGTAATAGGTTTCCGGTATCACTCGCCGGAATTTGCAGCGGCGGTGCCGGGTAG
- the LOC101495406 gene encoding surfeit locus protein 1 isoform X2: MCTCTHQVSPHKPSLSTILHLSLFSLTSIFPMPPSASAARTLAELRRIATLTRSVSSSGNFLSLRPFSSAATVSNSDPTFSSSSDSNGSKWLLFVPGAIAFGLGSWQIVRREEKIKMLEYRGKRLEIEPLKLGSTYPSSEELDSLEFRKVVSKGVFDEKKSIYVGPRSRSISGVTENGYYVITPLMPVHNHPDSVGFPILVNRGWVPRSWKEKFLEASHDEKFADPLPSPSQADGTGSWWRFWSKEPVRSEDPVPSVTPKEVVGVVRGSEKPSIFVPANDPEASQWFYIDVPSIARACGLPENTIYVEDINENVNPSNPYPVPKDVNTLIRFSVMPQDHVNYILTWYSLSAAVTFMAFKRLTQKIKRR; this comes from the exons ATGTGCACTTGCACACACCAGGTTTCACCCCATAAACCCTCTCTCTCTACGATTCTTCATCTCTCCTTGTTTTCTCTCACATCCATTTTCCCAATGCCACCGTCAGCTTCCGCCGCCAGAACCCTTGCGGAGCTCCGCCGTATCGCCACCCTCACACGCAGTGTCTCCAGCTCCGGTAATTTCCTCTCACTAAGACCGTTCAGCTCCGCCGCAACCGTTTCTAATTCCGACCCAACATTTTCCTCTTCCTCCGATTCAAATG GTTCAAAATGGTTGCTGTTTGTACCTGGGGCAATTGCATTTGGTCTTGGGAGTTGGCAGATTGTTAGAAGAGAAGAAAAG ATTAAAATGTTGGAGTATCGAGGGAAGAGGTTGGAAATAGAACCGTTGAAACTCGGTAGCACTTATCCTTCAAGTGAGGAGTTAGATTCTCTTGAATTTAGAAAGGTGGTCTCCAAGGGAGTTTTTGacgaaaaaaaatcaatctacGTAGGACCACGTTCAAGAAGCATTTCAGGAGTTACTGAAAATGGTTACTATGTTATAACACCTCTTATGCCAGTTCATAATCATCCTGACAg TGTCGGTTTTCCAATTCTCGTTAACAGAGGATGGGTTCCCCGCAGTTGGAAAGAAAAGTTTTTAGAGGCTTCGCACGATGAAAAGTTTGCAGATCCACTTCCTTCCCCTTCACAAGCTGATGGAACCGGATCTTGGTGGAGATTTTGGTCTAAAGAGCCCGTTCGCAGTGAG GATCCGGTCCCATCTGTAACACCTAAAGAAGTGGTCGGTGTAGTTCGTGGAAGTGAGAAACCGAGCATATTTGTTCCTGCAAATGATCCCGAGGCTTCTCAGTGGTTCTACATTGATGTTCCTAGCATTGCCCGAGCTTGCGGCCTTCCGGAAAATACTATCTATGTTGAAGATATTAATGAGAATGTCAATCCAAGTAATCCATACCCTGTTCCTAAGGATGTCAATACCTTGATTCGATTCTCAGTCATGCCACAGGACCACGTAAACTACATATTGACATG GTATTCTCTTTCAGCAGCAGTTACATTTATGGCTTTCAAGAGGCTAACACAGAAAATTAAGAGGAGATAG
- the LOC101494436 gene encoding uncharacterized protein, whose amino-acid sequence MLFIATTTRLRYSIPKFLKHFSHCPKQNSKISSSFDRIDDAIALFNRLINTQPIPSVVEFNMILGSIVKMKHCPTAISFLKQMELKGITPSIVTLSIWINCYCHLGEMGFAFSVLGLVFKRGYRPNNITLTTIMKGLCINGEVKKAMEFHDNVVVQGFLLDEISYGTLINGLCKIGCTRDAFHLLQKMEGLVVKPNLVIYNMIIDSLCKDGFVNEARGLYSKFFDLGIDPDILTYTSLICGFCSTGQWGEVNQLLCEMVSKNIKPNVYTFNVLIDAFCKKGNMIEAHGMCNLMIESDQKPDIVTFNTLMNGHCLQDNVVEARKLFDTVIAWGIMHDVWSYNILIIGYCKCKRIDEAVSLFDEMHCKNMVPNIITYSSLIDGLCKSGRISYAWELFNTINDEGPPPNVITYNIMIDALCKIQNIDMGIALFKLMFKRGLTPNVLTYNILINGYCKSKRIDEAMNLFSEMHNKNLVPDSVTYNSLIDGLCKYGRISDAWELFKVMHDGGPPVDVVTYNILLGAFWKIQPVA is encoded by the coding sequence ATGTTGTTTATTGCTACAACAACAAGGTTAAGGTATTCAATCCCCAAATTTCTGAAACACTTTTCACATTGcccaaaacaaaattcaaaaatatcatCTTCCTTTGATAGAATTGACGACGCCATCGCGTTattcaatcgattgattaaCACGCAGCCGATACCGTCTGTTGTAGAATTTAACATGATTTTAGGGTCAATAGTGAAGATGAAGCATTGTCCTACAGCTATATCTTTTTTGAAGCAAATGGAGTTGAAAGGAATCACTCCTTCTATAGTAACTTTGAGTATTTGGATAAATTGTTATTGTCATTTGGGTGAGATGGGTTTTGCCTTTTCTGTATTGGGTTTAGTTTTCAAGAGGGGTTATCGACCTAATAATATAACGTTGACGACGATTATGAAAGGGCTTTGTATTAATGGTGAGGTTAAGAAAGCGATGGAGTTTCATGATAATGTGGTTGTGCAAGGTTTTTTGTTGGATGAAATTAGTTATGGAACTTTGATCAATGGTTTGTGTAAGATAGGATGTACGAGAGACGCGTTTCATTTGCTGCAAAAGATGGAAGGACTAGTGGTTAAGCCTAATCTAGTAATCTACAATATGATCATTGATAGTTTATGTAAAGACGGATTTGTAAATGAGGCACGGGGTTTATATTCGAAATTTTTTGACCTGGGAATAGATCCTGATATTTTGACTTACACTTCTTTGATTTGTGGTTTTTGTAGTACGGGTCAATGGGGAGAAGTTAATCAATTGTTGTGCGAAATGGTTAGTAAAAACATTAAGCCAAATGTTTATACCTTCAATGTATTAATTGATGCGTTttgtaaaaaaggaaatatgatAGAAGCTCATGGTATGTGTAATTTGATGATTGAAAGCGATCAGAAGCCAGACATTGTTACTTTCAACACTTTAATGAATGGACATTGTTTACAAGATAATGTGGTCGAGGCAAGAAAATTATTTGACACAGTTATTGCATGGGGTATTATGCATGATGTTTGGAGTTATAACATCTTGATTATTGGGTATTGCAAGTGTAAGAGGATTGATGAAGCTGTGAGTCTCTTCGATGAAATGCATTGCAAAAATATGGTTCCTAATATTATAACTTACAGTTCTCTTATTGATGGTTTGTGCAAATCTGGGAGGATCTCTTATGCATGGGAACTTTTTAATACAATCAATGACGAAGGTCCACCGCCTAATGTTATCACTTACAATATCATGATAGATGCTTTGtgcaaaatccaaaatattgacATGGGAATTGCCTTATTTAAACTAATGTTTAAAAGGGGGTTGACTCCTAATGTTTTGACTTATAACATCTTGATTAATGGGTATTGCAAGAGTAAGAGGATTGATGAGGCCATGAACCTCTTTAGTGAAATGcataacaaaaatttggttcCTGACTCTGTAACTTACAATTCACTTATTGATGGCTTGTGTAAATATGGGAGAATCTCTGATGCATGGGAGCTTTTCAAAGTGATGCACGATGGTGGACCACCGGTTGATGTTGTTACTTACAATATCTTGTTAGGTGCTTTTTGGAAAATACAACCTGTTGCCTAG